The nucleotide window tcccccctccccccatcCTAAGAGTCTCCCAGCGGTTGAGATGGCAAAGTATGTCATTTTCGCCGCTCGAAATGACAATACACTGACTTTATTATGCAGGACCGCCGTCAATAAAAAGGCGAATTGCCAGCCCTGCAACGCCAAAGGAGGTAACTGGCGGCAGGGTCACCAAGCCAAAGGAAAAGGGGACGCTtaaggggaagaagagcaagtcaAAGGACGACGAGTGAGTTCGCCCTTTGTTTTATTGTTTTGTACTGCTAATCTCAACTTACCCAGTCCTCGGGGAGCAGGAAAGCATCGGACCTTGATATAGAATGTCAAAATAcctaaactcagcaaagggtatcctaaacCTGTCCTAAACTGATTCTAAACTTAGATCTACATAGCTACCTCAGTCTCTTTATCACTTGGGATCGAGGTCCCAAgttttcttccctcccctAGGTACCTCACCTTGCCTAGTAGAGACCTGAAGCCTGAAGAGCGCATTCCTCCTTGCCTCCTGTGCTTGAACAGTCCTACAGCTGGCAAGAGTACATAACGGCGAATTGACCCAGACTAGAACCGCTACGTGCGGTGTGGCAGGGGTGACTCGTGCCAGCCGATGTGTGTTAAAGATACCTTACTGTTCTACACTTCGTTTTGCTAATTTGCATTGCCTTTACTAGTCCTCCCGCTACAATGCAAAGTTtcgctcttcttcacctATCAACACGCCCATCCGAccgtcgatgatgaggatgatgaggatagcTCGGTTAATATTTTACGCTACAAATTGGTATTTTAAGCCTTGCCAATTAATTCGGCACTTTAGAGGATATcggaaaggagaagaaccGCCGTATTGCTACCAAGACTAGGTATTCTGAAAGGTATCTCCCGAGGATATTTCCCTGCTACTGGAGAtactcgaggagaagaaagcgcTGAACCGCCGGCAAGAGTGTTATGAATGGCTCTTGTGAGATGTAATTGATTGGGAGGTAGTAAATGCCCCTGTGCTACCTAAGGCACCTTATGATGGTGCCAACTTAAGGGGGTAACAAAGACCTTTATCCTCAGTGATGAAAATACTAAGGGAAGTTTAGTATCTTCTAATAGAACTTTAGGCCAGTTGAATCTGGCACCCTAATTCAACATGAGAAGTCTGATTTACCCCTGATGAGTACTAATTCAGTCCTGATTTGAGTTACAAAACCTAGAATTGAGTTTTAAAATCAATAGTTCAACAGCATCTCTGGGTTTATTTGCTGTAAGATCAATGATCAATGCCTTGCGACTGGTAAAAAAAGTTACTCAGGACACTGAAAttgctgttcttgatgacTTTTATTATCTCAGATGTTATAATATATCtgcaaaacaaaacaaaccaCCGACACATCAACGGTCTCAACCAATAACGGCGCACTTTGTAACAGTCCCCGCCCAATGAAGGAATCACTCTCGCCGGATACTTCTTGCAGCTTCATAACGGCCCCCGTTTCCATCTCTTCTTATCTTCCATACTCAGGACTACTGAGAAATTGTGGACTCAAGAGCCAGGACCTGCAAGATCATGTTAAGAAACGCAAACAGTCATTTGAAAACCGAGTTCACTTACCAAAGCAGTTCGGCAGGGAATATAGATATGAGTCCAGTTCTTCCTGTTGTTCCATTCCATAGGGGTAGTGAAGAATCGGgtgttctcatcaacacggTTGTGACCACCAACATCCTTGCTATCTGTGTTGAGAACGACACGGTAAGTTCCTGCGACTTCGATTCCGATACGGTAGtcgctgaagctgttggttgGATGGaagttaaagataaagaCCAGACCGCCGCGTTCAAACACAATAACTTTGTCACCTTCATGTTTCAATGAGATATACGCCTGCGGCGCATGGAGCCAACCATATTTGGCCTCAGCCTTGTTCATCAAGCGGTCAAAGTGATCAAGGAACTTGTATCGGAGCAAGGGATCATCCGTGAGGTTGAGCTGTCGTCGAGCATACCAGAATGAGTTGTTGTTGCCCTCACGTGGGAAGTCGAGCCACTCAGGGTGACCAAATTCGTTACCCTCAAAGTTCAGATATCCCTCTCCGCCTAGGCCATGTGTCACAAGCCGAATCATCTTGTGGAGCGCCATACCGCGATCAATGACAGGAGTCAGGGGCGACAGAGTAGACATGTTGGTGTACATTTCAGCGTCACATAGATGCATCATGAGAGTTTTGTCACCAACAAGCCTGTGCATGTTAGTGGCTGAAAGTGAAACGAGTCAAAGGAGCATCAACTTACGCCTGGTCGTGGCTTTCAGCATAGGCGATAGTCTTCTCGCCGTGTCGACGGTTGGTAAGCGTATGGCAGATGTTGCCAATGTCccattcatcatccttgagTTCCTTCAAAATCTTGATCCACATATCAGGAATGGCCATGGCAAGGCGGTAGTCGAATCCGACGCCACCAAGAGAAAGTGGCAGGCAAAGTGCCGGCATACCAGACACATCCTCAGCAATGGTAATGACCTCTGGGTAGAGTTCATGCAGCATTTCATTTGCAAGCATCATATAGACAAcagcctcctcatcaacatctgcgCCGAAGTACTCATGATAACCACCAGAAAAGCCCCTGTTGATATTAGCACAATAGGTCAACCAGACTGTGATAGTGTCACTTACGTGCCCATGCCATGATGAACATATAGCATGCTGGTAACTCCGTCAAATCGGAAACCGTCGAACTGGTACTCGTCCATCCAAAAACGTAAGTTGCTCAGCAAGAACCGCATCACCTCATGGTGGCCGTAGTTGAAAAGCCGGCTGTCCCATTGATCGTGTCGGCCCTTGCCGCCACCATGGAAGTAATGGTGATCGGTGCCATCAAACTCGTTGATGCCATCAAGCACGTTCTTGGACGCATGGCTGTGAACAACATCGAGTAGCATGGTAATTCCGAGGCCGTGAGCGGTATCAATGAGCTCCTTGAGGTCCTCGGGAGTACCGTATCGGCTGCTAGCAGCGAAGAAGTTATTGATTTGATAGCCAAAGCTGGCATAGTACGCATGTTCCATCACAGCCATGAGTTGAATCACATTGTAACCTAGGTTCTTAATTCGTGGAAGCATGTTCTTGGTAAACTCCTTGTAAGTCGCAACCCGCTGGTCAGGGCTGGAGATTCCGACATGCGCCTCGTACACACGAACACTTGCAGGCTTCTTGGGCCGTGCATTTTTGAACTTGTATGTCTCGGAGGCTGGAGGGTTCCAGAAGTGAGCATCGTATGCGGGAGACACAGACAAATCCTGTGTCACGTACTTGATCCAAGCTGGAAGTCGGTCGACATGCTCGCCATTGGGCAAGTTGAGCGAGATCTAGCGAGACATATCAGAGGCTATGTCTTATAGTTGTGTCTGGATTGTAACATACCTTGACTTTGGAAAGATGAGGAATGGCAGGCTGTCCATCTTGGGCAGGAATTGTAATTTCAAAGACGCCAAAATCGTTCTTGGTCATGGTATGAGCATTGCGGTCCCAGTTATCTGAGGCATATGGTGTAAGCACATTGGGTACACGATCGAGTTGGGAGACGTACTAAAGTCGCCGATGAGGAACGCGGCAGTGGCATTGGGCGCCCATTCGCGGTAGACAATATTGTTATTAGCATCGACGTTGAAGCCAAATTTCTCAGCGCCCTATAGACAACAAGCATCAGTAACGCGACTCGCCGCATGGGAAGCTGGAAGCCTACCCTgctgaacttctcaaggccaCCTTCGGTGtcgttgatggtcttgatccAATCTTGGGTTTTAGAAAAGCGCCTTCTGAGGGCTTCGCTGAAGGGCTCCAGCCAAGGATCGAGCTTCACAACACCTAGAGTACATTGTGAGCGTGGTGTTCTTGGATATCAGATCATCACATGTCAGGCCATGCGTAGACTTACCTGTACCGTCGTTGGGAATGTCACCCGCAGCACCGCCAGAGTGATTGGGGTCCAAGGAATTGGACGAGTTTTCAGCAATTGCGGCCATTTTTCGAAAATGAAATGAAAATACGACACGGTTGTAGAAGGGAGGTAGGTCTCAAGGTGGGCGGGGTAGTCGGGATATTTGGTGTTGCAAGCTTCAGACAATTGTTGAGCTTCAAGTGAGACACAATtgagggagatgaagaaacgACACAGAAGCACAAAGGATCTTGAAGCAACTTcccagaagaaaagaggcttGAAAATTAAGATGAAGAGTCAGAAAATTGTGGCAACAGAAGTAGAACTGCAATATCAGAGACCTTGCAACCTCCTATCTAGCTCATTCgcctaaggtaaggtaaccTACCTCTCAGTTTCAGTTCGGTTGCCCACCCACTCAGAGCTTTATCGATAAGTTGGGATGACGTCGCGAATGGTGAATTTCTCTCAACGGCTACGGTACGTATCTGTACGCTGTCCCTTAAATGGAAGGCATTTTCAGTCTATGTGCCTGCAACGCCCAACATGTGGTTGAGAGGGTGACATTGGACCCAACAGAGAGCCTCGCAATATCGCCACTTCCTGTAAAAGATCCTTCTGATGTTGCGCGAGAATCACGGTGCAGTTCGAACGGGTCCCATCAAATTCATGGAGCAAATAGTTAGGTACGTAACTACCAACCTACCTTGGTagtctaggggaggaaagaaaactcagtaCCTTAACCCTAActgataaaaatacttaggtaaatttagcctaaatTTAGTACtctatttactaagtttatttcgacACTGtacatcaaggttcggtgttttcttgctccctgagggtAGTCTGCGCTTTGGGGGGAGGCCGGGGGCTAGTATCAGATCCCCCATGTCGGCCCGGCTTGTTTAGCGGGGACGCCGCTGCAGTCTAGGCCTGTCAGTGGCTGCAACTCGCTATCAGCTCCTGCGCGCAATGCCTTGACGGTTGGTCTGGGCTCTAAGGTGTCTGGGCTCTAAGGTGCCCAGCAGCCTAGCagcctaccttaggtacacacttacctaggtaggtagccatCCGACCCCCCCGATAGCGGACGCTGTTGGCGGAAGGACCCCGTCCCGGAGCTGGAGGTCAGACAAAGCGCAAATcgctaaggtacctaggtatcaTATAATCCTCAATTCCGTAACTACCCCAGGTTCAATCATAGAAGCATCGCCTCCCTACGCCAGTCCTATAACCAATCTCGCCGTGACTCTTTATTTCCATGCTATTGAATCGATAGGCTCTATCGTCGGCCTTGCTCTCGCACGACCGCATTAAGCTGTAACGGGTCCCCGCATCCCGTCATCGTCGGCCTTGCTCTCGCACGACCGCATTAAGCTGTAACGGGTCCCCGCATCCCGTCATCGTCGGCCCAGATATACTACAACTCAGTCGACTGTCGCCTGATCCTCCGCTCTGTATCATCCTTCAATATTATGCAAACTGAATATATATCACAATGTTGCCCTTCGTAAGGGCACTACCTGCCGCTCGTTGCTGTCTTTGCCATCTCTCACGCTGTGCCACACGGCCGGTACCTACTACGACACGTTGCCTATCCTCTTACAATACTCGATTACGACAACAGTACCGCCGTATCTCAGGCTCCTCTATAGCTTCACGACGCAACAACGACTTTAATTCAGGCTTCAGCAGCAGCTATGACCCATCAGTCGATGCAGGGCGTGGCCCCATGTTCAACAAGACCAATTTCGGCGTACCGCAGTTCTACCCACGCGATCTCAAGAAAAGAGTGGACGACTACGTCGTTGGCCAGGACCGGGCTAAGAAGACAATATGCGCAACCATCTTCAACCACTACCAGAATCTACGGCGAAGACACCAACATGAGCACGAAGACCGGAACAGGCGGGATAAGGTAATGCGCCAGAGGTTTGCGAGAGACAGAGAACTGCATCAGAAACGTCGTGAGATGCACCCTGTCGAAGGTCAGCGTGTACATGGTTCTATACCCGAGCGCTACGCTGCTGATACTCTTAAAGATGAGTTCCCGGGCCACAATGAGTCAGTCCGTGCACTTCACGATAACCACGAATTCGATGACGACCCAATGGACCATCTCTACGTTGCAGAGGATATAACAGCCCCCGACCACGTCAAGATAGACAAGAGTAACCTCCTTCTGGTCGGTCCCACGGGTGTTGGCAAGACTTACATACTAGAGTCTGTTACTTCTATCAACTGTTAAAACTATCATACTGACAGAACTTAGAACGCTGAGCAAAAAGATAAACGTACCCTTCTCTATCTGTGACTGCAACTCCTTCACTCAGGCTGGATACATAGGACAGGACGTTGAGACCTGCATTGAGCGGCTCCTTATCGAAGCCAACTATGACATTAAGGCAACAGAGCACGGTATTGTTGTCTTAGATGAATTCGACAAGATTGCAAGACGCGAAACGACTACTGGTCGGGATGTTGGGGGAGAGGGTGTTCAGCAGGCGCTGTTGAAGCTCGTTGAAGGAACAAAAGTCACCATCAATGTCAAGGACAACCGCTCATCCCGATCTACGCCACCTATCACGACGAACTATAGCGCATCTGGGCCATCTTCCTCGACTCCGCAGGCGGCTCCTCCAGGCGGCAAGGTTGACCAGTATACTATCGACACTACTAACATCCTCTTTGTATTTTGCGGCGCCTTTGTCGGGCTAGACAAGGCGGTCCTGAAGAGGGTTGCAAGACCGACGATGGGGTTCGGCGGAGAGCTTAGAGGGCGTTCCTCTATGTCTGGCAATAAGCAAACTCTGCCGGCAGAAAGATATACGCATTTGCCTCACCACAACCCTCAATCAGCTTCATCGTTCACGCCGTTAGATCTTACCACTCCTGCTGATCTACAAAGCTTCGGTTTTATTCCCGAGTTGATAGGGCGTCTGCACAATATCTGCGCTCTTAGCCCGCTTTCTAAAGAAGATCTTTTACGTATTCTGACTGAACCCAAAAACAGTCTTGTTGCTCAGTATACTGCTCTTTTCGAGACGTACCCTTCGCGCTTGTTCTTCACAGAAAAATCATTATATGCTATCGCGGAGCGAGCTGCTGTTTCAGAAACAGGGGCCCGAGGTCTCAAAATGGAGATGGAGCGTGTCCTAGCAGAGCCCATGTTTGATGCTCCAATGCCCTATGTGCTCATCACCGAGGCATGCGTAAAGGGAACGGAGAAGGCAGGATACTGGGGTAAGGACGGCCGGTTTGAGGTCGACAGAAGAATGCAGGCAGAAGAGACAGCCAAAAGGGAACCCGAGAACACATTCGAAAAGTATCGAGAAGCAGGACAGAGCGGTGGCTAACTTCACTATTATTTATTGGACGaggccctcaaggagcaaAAGGTATCCCAAGTCTATACTAaatttatcctaaacttatcctaaacttatcctaacCTAATGTCAAgttacccaagtctttttattacttatgaTTAAGGTCttaagttttctttcctcctttAGGAGGCTTATTGGAGCAATTACTATTTTGATTAACTGGATTTAATGTCGACAGAATGGTCAGGAAAAGCTTCGGGTTATGCCCCCACAGAGATAGGCAAGCGAACAAATTCAATCAAACAGATGACTCGACTCGGGTTTCGTTGTTGTAGTACAGTATTTACACCAAGAGGACTTGATATCTCTGGAGCGACCGCGAAACCTCCGGTCATGTCCATGCGCACCAGAGGCCCTTTACACATCAATACGTCTCCGTAGAGTCACTCCAGCTTCTATCACAAAGGAAACGATGTTGTGTATTGAATTTAGTTACCCTTGGGGGGTGACTGGACCATACCCTTGCCAGCATAACCAGGAGAGGTGATACCAGTGAAAGGATCGGATTTTTGGTTCTAAAGGTTCTGGTTAGCCGGGCGACCAGAGGCGATGTAGACAAGATGGAACATACCTTGAGGAACTCGTTGGTCTCCTCCTGGTACTCCTGGGTCATGGTGTAGGGAGCGGGCTTGGCGAAAGCACGGATAGTACCGAAGAGAGCGACACTGGCGGCGAGACCAATGAAGACACCCCAGGCGACGCGGGCACCGGTTCCAGGGGGGTCGACAGCGCGGGGACCGTGAGGACCGAATGCAATCCAGTAAGCTATTGAGAGAGTTTGAGTTAGTTTTATAGTTATGACGCAGTTATACATGGTGATGCAGGGAATGGGCCGTTGATGTAACGGGCGAAGCTATATCGAGGCCCCGTCTACCAATCAGAAAGACGAATTGGGTGCTTGGGTTCTACATGATGCAATTGAGGCTCGTAGAGGGTCCAATGCAAGGCTGAAGCTGTGCAATTGAGGTGTTGCCGAGTGAATCATCAATGACCGGCAAGGCTGAAGCATATATTGCGATGTGTTGTGGTGGTTGTGACCCAATATCTCGGCTACACGTGCGGGATGGAGGTATTTTCGCAGTAGAGGAGAGTTTGTGACGCACcagctttcttctcctgaaGGGTCAGCTCGGTCCAGTTGGACTGCATGCGATCACGCAGAGCCATCCAGAGCTCGGCCTGCTCTTGGAGAGGCATGCCCTCCCATCGCTTCTCGATGTTGGCGAGGGTCGGGTTAGAGATGGCGTGAGTCGAGGCAGCTCGGTAGGCCAGGGCGGGAGTGCTGCGCACCAGGCTCTTGCGCAGCAGGTTGGAGGCTGATGTGCGCAGCATCGTGAACGGTTTATGTTAGGTAGTCGGCGATGACGAGACGAGCGGGAGAGAAGCTCAATTGGTGCGCTCGAGAGCGTGGAGTGCGAGTGCGAGTTCGAGAGGTTtcgtggagaagaaggcgagtTATTCGGGGAATGTCAGAATTAGCAAGACGGGAGCAATCATACGATGGGTCCCTCTTGCCTCGGGCTTGGATTGGTGCATCTCTTGATCACGTGATCTACTCTTTTCCTTGTTGCCGGTTTTGCACGAACTTGATGAAATCGCCTTGCCCATGATTGGCCAAAGCTTCCAAGACACTGAACCCAATGGCATGGATCAGATGTCATGAATTAATTGGACTCGATATTGACAAGTACCCAAGTATGTATGAAATTTGTCGAGATGAAACAGGTTCAGGTTTATCCTGGGTTCCCTCGCATATCTTTCCTGCATCCAAGAGTTATTACATTCAATCTCCCATGCAATATCAACCAGACAAAGTTTCATGTCACGATGGGTATGGTGACTTCACCCGTCAAAGAACAAGGACCAACAGTAAACACCAAGTGTGCTCAGCTGATTCCGGCAAGGTTCGGAGGTTGATACCTGCAACGGGCTCTGGAGACGTGAACATGTCAGAACCTGGCAGGACTCTCTCTATCACTAGGCCGATCGATGAGCACTTCTGGAGTTGTTACTCCTGTTCTTATTAACCATCACCTATTGCTGTTAACTGCAAGTGTGATTCCTCCTCTATCTATACTGGAATAGAGATGCTCCTATATGCCCGCCTCAGATCCTAATGCAACTTTTGCTCGTTTATCGATGCGTTCCCACAAGATCTTACAATCATAACATAACTGTGCATATTGTCTATCCATCTAGAACTTGACGTCAAACAAGTTCTTTCTTCGAATCCTTTCGCCGTACTTGTAAAAGATAAACGGCAATGGgattgctgcagctgcaatGAAGCCCAGCAATGAGGTTCCCCATCCATAACCTAGGCTCTTGTACATACTTCGTCCTGCAAGAGGTAATAATGCTCCAACCAGCGAACGGAGTACAGTACTTGCAGCAATTGCAGACGCAGCATACTGAACGTAGGCATCGACCAGGTAGACTGAGATGCACATCTGATCAAGAGTCAGCAAACTGAAAATGGGTTGCAGCATGTAGAGGTAGAGCACTTACAAATACGATAATCATGCCACATCCCAAGAATGAAGTACCAATGATGGGCACAATCCAATGGTCTTTATTCTCAGCAGACCACCCAAACATAAACAATCCAGCCGGAACGATAAAGCAGGCTCCCCCCATGAACGGAAGTCGATACTCTGGTTTGGGCTCTCCACCATTCTTGCGAGTGAGGTACTGAGCGAAGCGGTCTATTGATGCTCCAGAAATGGCAAGGCCTGTCAGAGAGCCAACTCCGAGACCAATATACGACAGACCAACTGATCCGCTCGAGAAATGATATTCTCCCTCAAAGAGTGTTGGCATGGCTGTAAAGAGGAGGTATAGATACCCGTACACCAGAGCCATATAAAATGATAGAAGCGACACGATCGGCGCGAAGAGAAGCATCTTGGTAGGTCTCGTGATAGCCAGACGGAAGACTTCCTTCGTGGTCGTGCCATTGTCAAGGATTGACCGAAGCTTAGTGTTCCCTGTGTCTTTGcgcagcttcttggccttcttttcAAGGAGAGCGTACGCATACGTTTCCCTCATAAAAATGAAAGCAGCAATCGTGATCGCACCAGCCTATTGATAACCAGCGTTAGCCTTTGGTTCAATACTCAGTATTCAAGTATAGATATGAGGTTTTACTTACAACAATAGCAACAACCCAGAAAGACCATCGCCAGCCCTTCGCTGCCGAAAGATATCCACCAGCTGGAGTTGTCAGCTTTGAGCAACACTCAATCGAAAGTTTCACTTACCAATCGGTCCAATTACTGGTCCAAAAAGGGGTCCCAGAGCCCACGAAGACATGGCAGCTCCACGCTTCTCCTTGGAGATCATATCAGCTAACGAGCCGGCTCCGATTGTCAGTGGGCATGATCCAGCAAGGCCAGCAAGGAATCGGAACGCAATAAGTCCCCCCAGGTTAGGGGCCTTGGCGCATGCCACAGTGAAGGCGACGAAGAGAGCATTGCAGATGTGGTACAGCGGGAGTCGGCCGTACATTTCGGACAAAGGCGCGATGACTAGGGGGCCAAAGCAGTAACCAAGAAGATATACTGAGACGATGAACGATGCCAGTTGCTCGTTTGTCGAGTGGAACTCCCTCATGACTTGATCGATACTTGGGGCAAAGATGGAAGACGCAAGTGGCCTGGAAGTGTTAGGTAAATGAGCTTTATGAAAGGGAAATGGCCTGTTCGTACGTGACGAATGTAACGGatgagacgaggatgacattgattgtcttcttcttcgttgaCCAGTTCTGGGGGTTGGCTGGGTCGTCAGGGCCGTCCCAATTAACAACATTGGGGTCATCGGAAGGAGGATCATCGAATTCGACTGATGTTGATccctcttcaagatccctTTCGCTcttcttgagatcctccTCGAGTATTGGCGCTGGCGTGGCAGCACTGACCAGCTGGTCATCAACTTCGACGTGTTTCATGCTGTCTTGTATGTACTCGTTGGAGTAATTCGACACTTATGAGCAAGTTCTGCTCGTCCGATAGTCTGAGTTCTGACGGACAGCATCAGGCAAGAAGATGCTCGTGTAAGGCTGAGGGTCTAAAAGGAGTTTGGAATGGTAGGGTAGGGGCTTGTTATTATATGTTCGATCCCCATCAGCTCTAAAGCTTCCCTAGAGGCACTAATGCATACTACAAACGAAGGGACCATTTGACCGGGAGCCTCAACGGCAAACTGTTTATGTCCGTGACTTAACGTCGAGGCCGGTCTACCAATCTGGAGGCCGGGAGTCATTGGGAAGTGGGTGTAGATGATCCAAGCCAGTCTTGACAATGGTATGGATTGGTAATAGTGAACCCTCGCTATTCATCCAAAAGTACTTATCATACTGAACCAATAGTTTCAGTCAAATCGAGCAAGTAGGAGGGATAAGCAACCCCAAATGCGTAAGGAAGTAATGTTATAAGTTGTCCCGTATCGGAGTCGGGGCCATGGATGTTCCGCGGAGTTTCCATGGGGAATGGTGCTTTCGCCCGTTCTTAATCACTGCCTATTCATTCTTCACAACAAAGCCAAGAAAAAAACCACCGTATCAGTGTGACCGAAGCAATGGGTCGTCAGCCTCGTCAGCGTCCTGTGTCTTGCAACTTCTGCCGTGTGCGCAAGTTGCGCTGCAGTAGAGAATTTCCGTGTTCCAATTGCACAAGCCGCGGAGTTCAATGCCAGGCTCAAGACCCACCCCGGGCACCGGGCCCGTCTTCACGGCCGGTATCTAAACGTGCAGGCGGAGGTGTAAGCGGaagcggaggcggaggcggaggcagtggtggtggaggaccATCTTCTGGGGGCAAGGAGGCGGACATCCTCTCACGATTGGAGAGGCTGGAAGCTCTTCTCGCAGAACGAAACAAAG belongs to Fusarium musae strain F31 chromosome 9, whole genome shotgun sequence and includes:
- a CDS encoding hypothetical protein (CAZy:GH13) — translated: MAAIAENSSNSLDPNHSGGAAGDIPNDGTGVVKLDPWLEPFSEALRRRFSKTQDWIKTINDTEGGLEKFSRGAEKFGFNVDANNNIVYREWAPNATAAFLIGDFNNWDRNAHTMTKNDFGVFEITIPAQDGQPAIPHLSKVKISLNLPNGEHVDRLPAWIKYVTQDLSVSPAYDAHFWNPPASETYKFKNARPKKPASVRVYEAHVGISSPDQRVATYKEFTKNMLPRIKNLGYNVIQLMAVMEHAYYASFGYQINNFFAASSRYGTPEDLKELIDTAHGLGITMLLDVVHSHASKNVLDGINEFDGTDHHYFHGGGKGRHDQWDSRLFNYGHHEVMRFLLSNLRFWMDEYQFDGFRFDGVTSMLYVHHGMGTGFSGGYHEYFGADVDEEAVVYMMLANEMLHELYPEVITIAEDVSGMPALCLPLSLGGVGFDYRLAMAIPDMWIKILKELKDDEWDIGNICHTLTNRRHGEKTIAYAESHDQALVGDKTLMMHLCDAEMYTNMSTLSPLTPVIDRGMALHKMIRLVTHGLGGEGYLNFEGNEFGHPEWLDFPREGNNNSFWYARRQLNLTDDPLLRYKFLDHFDRLMNKAEAKYGWLHAPQAYISLKHEGDKVIVFERGGLVFIFNFHPTNSFSDYRIGIEVAGTYRVVLNTDSKDVGGHNRVDENTRFFTTPMEWNNRKNWTHIYIPCRTALVLALESTISQ
- a CDS encoding hypothetical protein (EggNog:ENOG41), which produces MKHVEVDDQLVSAATPAPILEEDLKKSERDLEEGSTSVEFDDPPSDDPNVVNWDGPDDPANPQNWSTKKKTINVILVSSVTFVTPLASSIFAPSIDQVMREFHSTNEQLASFIVSVYLLGYCFGPLVIAPLSEMYGRLPLYHICNALFVAFTVACAKAPNLGGLIAFRFLAGLAGSCPLTIGAGSLADMISKEKRGAAMSSWALGPLFGPVIGPIAGGYLSAAKGWRWSFWVVAIVAGAITIAAFIFMRETYAYALLEKKAKKLRKDTGNTKLRSILDNGTTTKEVFRLAITRPTKMLLFAPIVSLLSFYMALVYGYLYLLFTAMPTLFEGEYHFSSGSVGLSYIGLGVGSLTGLAISGASIDRFAQYLTRKNGGEPKPEYRLPFMGGACFIVPAGLFMFGWSAENKDHWIVPIIGTSFLGCGMIIVFMCISVYLVDAYVQYAASAIAASTVLRSLVGALLPLAGRSMYKSLGYGWGTSLLGFIAAAAIPLPFIFYKYGERIRRKNLFDVKF
- the CYA4 gene encoding Cytochrome c oxidase polypeptide 5, mitochondrial (EggNog:ENOG41), encoding MLRTSASNLLRKSLVRSTPALAYRAASTHAISNPTLANIEKRWEGMPLQEQAELWMALRDRMQSNWTELTLQEKKAAYWIAFGPHGPRAVDPPGTGARVAWGVFIGLAASVALFGTIRAFAKPAPYTMTQEYQEETNEFLKNQKSDPFTGITSPGYAGKGMVQSPPKGN